In the genome of Actinobacillus genomosp. 1, the window GAAGAGTATTACTTATGATTAGTCATTATTTAGATGATTTGATTGAAAGTTCGGAGCGAATATTATTATTACAAGGTCCGATAGGTTCTTTTTTTACCGAGCTATCGGAATGGCTGAGAACTCAAAATAAAACGGTCTTTAAAATTAATTTAAATGCCGGAGATGAATATTTTTATCCGAATACGATTTTAAATACGTTCGCTTATCGTGACAGTTTAGAAAATTTTCGTCATTATTTAGTTAATTTTTGCCAAACGTATCATATTGATAGTATTGTTTGTTTCGGCGATAACCGTAAGTATCACAAAATAGCAAAAGAAGTTTGCCAACATTTAACGGTAAGTTTTTGGGCGTTTGAAGAAGGATATTTTCGCCCTAATTACGTTACCTTTGAAAAAACGGGAGTGAATGCTTATTCTCCGATTCCATGTGAGGCACAGTATTTCAGACAATTTGAGGAATTGCCGGAGCCGGAAAAACCGCAACATGTTGCAAAAGGATTTTGTCCGATGGCAAAACTGGCAATCAAATATTATGTGTCGGCCTATTATCGCCGCCGTTATTATCCGAAATATCGCCATCATCGCCTCCTAAATGTGATGTATTATGTGAAACTATGGTCGATATCCGGCGTGAAGCGTTTATATTACTATTTGTATGATTGGAATTTCGCTAAACGGGTGGCAAAAGGCGAGTTCGGCGATTTTTTTATTTTACCGCTCCAAGTTTACGACGATAGCCAAATTTTAGTCCATAGCGATTATCCGAGTGTAGAGGCAGTGTTACGAGAAGTATTGTCATCATTTGCAACGAGCGCTCCCGAACATTTACGCTTGATTATAAAGCATCACCCGATGGATCGCGGTTTTATTGATTACGGTACAGTGATTGATGAATATATTGCGCAATATCCTGCGCTGAAAAAACGAATTTATTATATTCACGATGTGCCGATGCCGGTTTTCTTACGTTACGGTAAGGGAATGGTGACGCTGAATAGTACCAGCGGTATATCTGCGTTATTGCACAATATGCCGGTAAAAATATTAGGACGAGCTAATTATGACTTTGCCGGGCTGACCTATCAAGGCAGTTTAGATGACTTTTGGGCAAATCCGGAAAAACCGGATGACGGATTATTTAATGCTTACCGAAAATTTCATTTACATAAAACGCATATTAACGGTAGCTTCTATAACAAGGTGATTTTGCGTTATCCATATAATCAAAGTTAAATGGTAAGCGGTTATTTTTTCGCTATTTTCTGCAATTATAATAAAAAAGACTGCGTAATGGATTTTACGCAGTCTTTTTTGTTATATGAAAAGTTAAAAAATCACTTCTAAACGCATAAAGGTATTGATGAAATGATTACGGTCTTTGTCTTTATCGTTATAGAAGCTGATTTCCGGTTGAATAAACACCCAATTACGGAAAATCGGTTGGCGATAGCTGATAAATGGTCCGTAAGTGTTAAATTTTGAGTAACCTTTATCAAAACGTCCGCCCATAAAGATACCGTAGCTTAAACGTTTAAGCGGGGTAAAGTTATGCTGACGATAAAAGCTGTTTCCCCAGCCGGTTTCTTCATCCACATCATGTGTATATTGTAGGAATGTGTGGTTCATAATGAAGGTGTTTTCGCTATCAATATAACGATTTTCTAAATTGGTACGCAGGTAATGTTTACTATTGGTGCCGTAACGATAAATTTGTTCTAAACGAGTACCGAAATTATCGGTAATATCCCAAGTTTTACTTAAACGCAAACGTCCGAAAATATCACCGCCCGAACGTAAACCGCCGTCCAAATCGCTTTCAATGCCTAAACGCTTAATCTCATTTGACCAACGTAAACCGATAGAGGCGTTATCATTACGTGCTTGGCGGCTGTCATAATTACGATCACGCGGTAAATTACGGTAATTTTGCCCTACATGGTTTTTATCGCGCGCTTGGTTTTCCAAATCTTCATCACCGAATACCACACTCACGTGTTTTTTCAGTACCGGTAATCTGATTTTACCTCGCACACGCGGTTTATAGGAAAAACGGTCGTGTTTATTCCATTGGTTGTCTAACATCACCCGTAAACTTGCCGATGCCGGTTTATTCGGATCGGTTTCTCCCAGCCAGTCGTTGATACCGTTTGACCAGTCGTGTAATTTAGTACGAACCGAATTACGTTGCTGATCCGCCCAAGTATTTTCGGTTTGATCGGTTTCATTCGCAAGAGCGGGAATTGAAAGAGTGGTAAATAATGCGATGCATGTAAGTTTGAAATGTTTCATATGCGTGATCTTCATTCGGAAATTTGAGGTTATCATAATCCAAATTCGTCGGTGATTCAAAAAATACATTTTATTTTGGCTAATTACAGCCGATTATTTGATTAGCTCATTAAATGCATAATTTATGAATTTATTTCATAATTTTTAATAAAATGTTTCATTTTTATTCATAATTGATTTGCGCTAGATTATCTCTATTGAGGATTCGTAATGAAATTTAATACGGAGGTAATAATTATGAATATTCCATTCCACTACAACATTAAAACACTGAGGTTTGATGAGGAATATGAACCTAGTCGAAGCACACGTTTAACAACCAATTTTGCTAACTTGGCTCGAGGTGAACATCGTCAGAAAAATTTACATAACACTTTGCGTATGATTAACAACCGTTTTAATGATCTCGCCCATTGGGATAACCCGAAAAATGATCGTTATGCGGTTGAGGTTGAAATTGTGTCTGCGGATATTGTGATTGAAGGCCAAGAAGAGCATTTCCCTGCGATTGAAATGCTAAAAACCTACATTGTGGATAAGCACACAAATCAACGTATTGATGGCATTGTTGGCAATAGTTTCTCATCTTATGTACGCGATTATGATTTTAGTGTCTGGCTGATCAACCATAATAAAAACCAAGAAAAATTTAGTGCGCCCGCTAATTATGGTGAGTTGCACGGTAAATTGTTCAAATTATTAGCCGATTCAGAAGCTTATCAACAAATTTCGGCTAAAGCACCTGTATTCTGCTTAAGCGTAGCGAGTACCCGTACTTATACGCAAACCACTAACCACCATCCTATTTTAGGTACGGAATATACTCAAAACGCTTATTCATTAACAGATGATTACTTTGCGAAAATGGGAATGAAAGTTCGCTACTTTATGCCGCCTAAATCGGTTGCCCCGTATGCATTTTATTTTACCAGCGATTTGTTGAACGATTACTCTAATTTAGAGTTAATCGGCTTAATCAGCACAATGGAAACCTTCCAAAAAATCTATCGTCCGGAAATTTACAACGCTAACTCGGTTGCAGGACAAGTATATCAACCAAGTTTAACTTACCAAGATTATTCATTGACCACCATTGAATATGACCGTGAAGAACGTACGCAATTAGCGATTAAACAAGGCGAATTTACCAATGAATACTTTATCAAACCGTATCGTGAATTACTGGCTAATTGGGCAAAAACAGAAGTAATTTAATAAGTTAAAGAGAATTTTATGAAAACATTATTACCAACCTCAACCGCCGGCAGTTTACCGAAGCCATCTTGGATCGCCGAACCGGAAAAATTATGGTCGGAATGGAAATTAACCGGTGATGATTTACTGCAAGCAAAACGTGATGCGTTACTTGTCTCATTACAGGAACAAATTCAAGCGGGCATTGATATTGTGAGTGACGGTGAGCAAACTCGCCAACATTTTGTGACGACCTTTATTGAACATTTAGAGGGTGTGGATTTTACCAAACGTGAAATTGTGCGAATCCGTAACCGCTATGATGCCAGTGTGCCAAGCGTAGTCGGAGCCGTACACCGCCCCAAACCGGTTTTTGTTGAAGATGCTAAATTTTTACGCGCTCATACCGATCGCCCTATTAAATGGGCATTACCGGGTCCAATGACGATGATTGATACGCTATATGACGGACATTACAAGAGCCGTGAGAAATTAGCATGGGAATTTGCCACTATTCTTAATCAAGAAGCAAAAGAATT includes:
- a CDS encoding capsule biosynthesis protein; this encodes MISHYLDDLIESSERILLLQGPIGSFFTELSEWLRTQNKTVFKINLNAGDEYFYPNTILNTFAYRDSLENFRHYLVNFCQTYHIDSIVCFGDNRKYHKIAKEVCQHLTVSFWAFEEGYFRPNYVTFEKTGVNAYSPIPCEAQYFRQFEELPEPEKPQHVAKGFCPMAKLAIKYYVSAYYRRRYYPKYRHHRLLNVMYYVKLWSISGVKRLYYYLYDWNFAKRVAKGEFGDFFILPLQVYDDSQILVHSDYPSVEAVLREVLSSFATSAPEHLRLIIKHHPMDRGFIDYGTVIDEYIAQYPALKKRIYYIHDVPMPVFLRYGKGMVTLNSTSGISALLHNMPVKILGRANYDFAGLTYQGSLDDFWANPEKPDDGLFNAYRKFHLHKTHINGSFYNKVILRYPYNQS
- a CDS encoding putative oxygenase MesX, producing the protein MNIPFHYNIKTLRFDEEYEPSRSTRLTTNFANLARGEHRQKNLHNTLRMINNRFNDLAHWDNPKNDRYAVEVEIVSADIVIEGQEEHFPAIEMLKTYIVDKHTNQRIDGIVGNSFSSYVRDYDFSVWLINHNKNQEKFSAPANYGELHGKLFKLLADSEAYQQISAKAPVFCLSVASTRTYTQTTNHHPILGTEYTQNAYSLTDDYFAKMGMKVRYFMPPKSVAPYAFYFTSDLLNDYSNLELIGLISTMETFQKIYRPEIYNANSVAGQVYQPSLTYQDYSLTTIEYDREERTQLAIKQGEFTNEYFIKPYRELLANWAKTEVI